The genomic window CCGCCGGCACGACCCCGACATCGTGCTGCTGTGCGCCCCGAACAACCCCACGGGCACGCCCCTGTCGCTCGACACGATCGCCGCGGTCGCCGACGCGGCCCGTGGCGTCGTCGTGGTCGACGAGGCGTACTTCGAGTTCGCCGACCCCGGCACGCCGAGCGCGCTGACGCTGCTCGAGGGGCGGCCCCGCCTGCTCGTGTCGCGCACCATGAGCAAGGCCTTCGCCTTCGCGGGCGCGCGGGTGGGCTACCTCGCCGCCGACCCGGCCGTGATCGACGCGCTGCGCCTCGTGCGGCTGCCGTACCACCTCTCGGCGCTCACCCAGGCCGCCGCACTGGGCGCGCTCGCGCACTCGGGCGAGATGCTCTCGATGGTCGACGAGATCCGCGGCCAGCGCGACCGCATCGTCCGCGAGCTCGCCGCGCTCGGCTACCGCCCGTACCGGAGCGGCGCGAACTTCGTGCTGTTCGGCGACGTGGCCGATCCGCACGCGGTGTTCGAGGCGCTGCTCGACCGCGGCATCCTCATCCGCGAGATCGGCCTGCCGGGCTGCCTGCGCGTGACCGCGGGCACCGAGGCCGAGACCACCGCGTTCCTCGAGGCGATGGCCGCGTTCACGCCGGCCGCATCCGCCGCCCAGTGACCCCACGACCTGCCTGAATAGGATGACCGCATGACCACGGACCGCCCCGCGCGCACCGCGCGCGTGCAGCGCGAGACCAGCGAGTCGAGCATCGACCTCTCGATCGACCTCGACGGCACCGGCACGAGCGACATCGAGACGAGCGTGCCCTTCTACGACCACCTGCTCACGGCGTTCGCGAAGCACTCGCTGACCGACCTCACCGTGCGGGCACGGGGTGACATCGAGATCGACGTGCACCACACCGTCGAGGATGTGGGCATCGTCCTCGGCACCGCCATCCGCCAGGCCCTCGGCGACAAGCGCGGCATCTCGCGGTACGGCGACGCGCTCGTGCCGCTCGACGAGGCGCTCGCGCAGGCCGTGGTCGACATCTCGGGCCGCCCCTACCTGGTGCACACGGGCGAGCCCGCGGGCTTCGAGTTCCACCTCATCGGCGGGCACTTCACGGGCTCGATGGTGCGACACGTGTTCGAGGCGATCACGTCCAACGCCGGCCTGACCGTGCACGTGAACGTCCTCGGCGGCCGCGACCCGCACCACATCGCCGAGGCCGAGTTCAAGGCGTTCG from Agromyces aurantiacus includes these protein-coding regions:
- the hisB gene encoding imidazoleglycerol-phosphate dehydratase HisB, which produces MTTDRPARTARVQRETSESSIDLSIDLDGTGTSDIETSVPFYDHLLTAFAKHSLTDLTVRARGDIEIDVHHTVEDVGIVLGTAIRQALGDKRGISRYGDALVPLDEALAQAVVDISGRPYLVHTGEPAGFEFHLIGGHFTGSMVRHVFEAITSNAGLTVHVNVLGGRDPHHIAEAEFKAFARAFRQAKAWDPLVTGIPSTKGAL
- a CDS encoding histidinol-phosphate transaminase, translated to MTSLDDLPIRDDLRGKSPYGAPQKTVPVALNVNENTHPIPEDVAHDIVARVAAAIIGLNRYPDREFTELRTALARYLGHGLVPEQLWAANGSNEVLQHILQAFGGPGRRALGFAPTYSMYGLLASGTGTEWVTAERDADFELSPETAVAAVRRHDPDIVLLCAPNNPTGTPLSLDTIAAVADAARGVVVVDEAYFEFADPGTPSALTLLEGRPRLLVSRTMSKAFAFAGARVGYLAADPAVIDALRLVRLPYHLSALTQAAALGALAHSGEMLSMVDEIRGQRDRIVRELAALGYRPYRSGANFVLFGDVADPHAVFEALLDRGILIREIGLPGCLRVTAGTEAETTAFLEAMAAFTPAASAAQ